A single window of Apodemus sylvaticus chromosome 4, mApoSyl1.1, whole genome shotgun sequence DNA harbors:
- the LOC127682212 gene encoding TD and POZ domain-containing protein 1-like, producing MSGDMEAKGSTQISVKNICYEWTISNFSFCMDGIQKEIRSPEFSLDDNEEVAWCLKVYPNGVDKESKDYLSVDLGLLSCPVCPVWAKFEFWIINSQGEKCQSRKNPSVVSFWQYQHRGFKEFILRDFLLSHQHLLLPEDQLTICCKVSIAGAIFSMPGQNMTPAIKDPRHVLADDLGKLWENSIFTDCSLLVGGHEFRAHKAILAARSPVFRAMFEHEMQERLKNLVEIHDLDPQVFQEMMGFIYTWKAPNLKSYSMASGLLAAADRYGLEGLKAMCEDALCRILSVENAANTLILADLHSTQWLKTQALDFITDFAYEVSKTSGWKSLVESHPPLVAEAFCSLASAQCPSLEP from the coding sequence atgtcaggggacatggaagccaagggctccacacagatcagtgtaaaaaacatctgctatgagtggaccattagcaacttctcattttgcatggatggaattcagaaagagattagaagcccagagttctcattagacgacaatgaggaagtggcatggtgtttgaaagtatacccaaatggagttgataaagaaagcaaagattacctgtcagttgacctgggattgctcagctgtcccgtgtgcccagtttgggcaaagtttgagttctggatcataaattcccaaggagagaaatgtcaaagtaggaagaaccccagtgttgtaagcttttggcaataccaacacaggggattcaaagagttcatccttcgagatttcctcctctcccatcagcatttacttctccctgaagaccagctcaccatctgctgcaaggtgagcatagcgggagccatcttcagcatgcctggacagaacatgacacctgcaatcaaggatccaaggcatgtgttggcagatgacctagggaagctttgggagaattccatcttcacagactgctccctattggtaggtggccatgaattcagggctcacaaggccatcctagcagctcgctctccagttttcagagccatgtttgaacatgaaatgcaggagagactaaaaaacctcgttgagattcatgacttggatccccaagtcttccaggagatgatgggcttcatctacacatggaaggcaccaaacctcaagagctactccatggcctctggtctgctggcagctgctgacaggtatggcctggagggcttgaaggccatgtgtgaggatgccctctgcaggatcctctctgtggagaatgctgcaaacactctcatcctggctgacctccacagcacacagtggctgaagactcaggccctggatttcattacagattttgcctatgaggtctctaagacctcagggtggaagtcattggtggagtcacatccccccttggtggctgaagccttctgctccctggcttctgcacagtgtccttctttggagccatga